The DNA region TCATTCATGCTCAGATTCAGAACATTAGAAATCCAATTGAGCTCTGGATTGTTTGCTAATTGCCAGCTAAGTTGGTTGTAGAAAAATGCCCATTCCTTTTCCTCTAATTCACGGTACGACAGAATACTTCCAATGGTTACAATAGCCAGAGGCAATCCTTGACACTTGGCAACAATTTTCTCAGCCCAAGATCGAAGATGTTCAGGACATATGTTATCTTTTGATGCAGGAAACGCCTTTCTACAGAATAGTTCCCAAGATTCTGCATATTTAAGAGTTTTAAGTTCAATGACATAGCGGTCAACTGCCAAAGAAGACACGTCTTTTCTCCGTGTTGTTATCAGCACTTTACTGCCGCACTTGCTTCTGACAAATGCATAGTTCAAAAATAACCAAGCATTTTTGTCCCATACATCATCCAAGacaatcaaatattttttgtcCCGCAAATAGCTTTGTATTACCTCAACTAATCTCATGCGGCTCATGGTCATGAAATCACTTGCCATGCTTGCTCTTTCGTCTATTAGCTGATTAATAATTTCTCTTAGTAGTTCATCAACTTGATAAGTCTGAGATACAGTAACCCATGCGTAACAATCAAAAGCTCTTTTGATCCTTTGATTCTTGTAGACACTGCTTGCGATAGTAGTTTTGCCCAAACCTCCCATACCAAAGATGGCCATTAGAGTTCGGTCTTGTCTCTCTTCAAGTAGCCATTGTGTCAATCTTCCAATTTCATCCACATTCCCCACTATCTCAGAGTTATCAGTTAGGTAAGCAGAATCCGACAGAGAAAGCTGATTAGTGTTCTGCAACTTGTTACTTCTAACTAACTCACCTATCGAGATGCCATATCGGTTCCTCATTTCTGCTAGCCTCTGAATTCGAGCTTCTACTTGATTGATCTGGATCGGCAACCTCTGCCATTCTGCCAAGTTCTTGATCTGATGGAACTTTCTCTTGAAGAAGCTGCTTGGATCCACGGCTTGCGCAGTAAGGTAAGCATGCTCATCAATGATGTCTTCCACCTCATGGGCAACATCTCTAACTTGGTCCAACCATGCATCGAATGCCTTGTCACCGACTTTCTGTGCACTAACCTGGCCAATAAAGGCCCGCAGAATCGAGAGCTCTCCCTCGATTTGTTTCATGCTATGCTCAAAATCTGTCAAGATTGATGCTGCTTCGACCATCTCCGTGCCAATCTTCTCTAGTGCCCCTTCTCCCAGGGAAAGAGCGACTTTTCTGAGAACGACAAAAAGGGCATCCGCCATATTTGCCTTCACCTTGTTGCGATATAATTTAATATATTTCTGAACAAGATCCACACGCAGCTCTGTAATAATTCGAAATTCATAAACAGTATATTAGTCGAAACATCATATGGATTTTGCTCAAAACGGAAGTAACATCAAATAACATCAAACGGCTGCGAGATATCTACCAAGAAAAGAGTTGTGCTGTCCAACTAGCAAGCAGAGATTTCATCATTTCAGTGTATAAGACGAAGGACGAGGTTTGATTGTTGAGACCAGCAACCGAATTCATAAAAAGAACGTGGTTGGATTCCCGCAGTCCTGGCAGTCATGGATCAACTATCCATCCATTATTTGGCTTTGCCCGATGCCCATAAGGTGTCGACGAATCGCTCATGACAGCAGCGTGCAAGAAAGCATCGTTCTGCTCCGTACCTACGGGCTGATAGCACTAGGGGTAGGGCTAACagcaagcctcaagaaagaaaTAATCTATCCACCTCCATGGTTGGTAGCATCGGAAGAAGGGGTCGCGGGTAGGGAGGAGGAACAAGGGAAGAAAGCGTGCCTACCTCGGCGAGCAGAGGAGCAAGACGAAGGAGAAGGGGAAGCCAGCCGATGAAGGTATCGAAACGGAGACCACCCACCTCTGGGAGGAACGCAATCGTCGCATTTTCCGAAATTTATCAAGACAACGTCGAGCTGGCTGATATTATTTTGGAAGATGTAAATAAGAGGAGAAATACTATCTTCCTTCTACAGTAacatgttttttcttcttttagaTGTTGTTCGAGTCCGAACGCCCGCACGGAGAGACTTATTTGACCATGTCTTTAAAAAAGACCGTAGGGTTGCACCTGCACCGCAGGGAACGtacaggcaggcaggcaggcgaGGACACGGAAGGCCAGCAGCCCACTCGGTGAAAATCTATTATGATCATCAAAGAAATCGCTTAAACAATAAGCTGATTTTACCACCTGCTGCACTGCTGATTGCAGAGACCCAACACTCAGTTCATTGCATCAAGAATCACCAAAGGGCACAGCACTGCAAACAAAGCCAAAAAAAACACAGAGAAGCTCAGAAGCCCTACGACGTTCCTGCCAGTTGGGAGACAGGAGAGACGGCCATACGGCGTCGGTTTCTTCTGTCTCCTCTCCGCTCGCTCAGTCGCCAAAGTGAAAGACTAAAATGCCCATCCCTCGACGTCGCCGTGGCTTCAGTACCAGTCGTTGCTTCCAGATCCAACGGTAGAAGTAGTATGCTGAGAACACAACAGTCGCTCGACGAGGGGTGCTCAGGTCATAAAGGTGCGATCAGCACACAAGTATCCAGCTTAGAGGACTCTGCTAGTCAAATGGGGCACCAGAAGTTCACGCAACCAAATGGCGAGTTGATTTGAACTTTGACCATATTACTTGTAAAAATTTGTTCAACACCGAGTACTAACTTTCGTTCTGAGAAGCAACTGATTGCAATAAAATAATCACTGGAAACTGCTCTGCACCACAACAATGATTATTCAGTTGTAatagtgaatttaaaaaatccTGTAAATAACATTACATCTCTCAAAATAACTGTCCAATGTTCGGTGTAACTGCAGAGACAGCAGAGTGTGCACGGAGCACAGTTCAACAAACTCGAGCAAATCTGAAGCTTTCAACAATTCAAGTCACAACAAAATCTAACAGATTACAGGTAACCTAAAAAATTGATCTACTTCTTCGTGGCCTTACATATTTGGCCTCTGAAAAGAATACAACCCGATTCTCTAATGGGAGTACGGAAAACCCTTAGGACATCTAGAGATGCTAGAGCTGCTGGCAAATTGCCAGTATGGTAGGACAGAACCTACAAACTTCTGTAGTCAAGAACAGTAACTTCCTCCTCAGGAGCATCAAGGTCGTTATAACTGCAACCAAAGATCAGGGATGAGTTCAACAcagtgagaaaaaaatacattagcACGTTAGATTCAAGCCGAAAGAATACTTTATTTTCACAATTACAAAAGGGCAAGAATAACATAAGAGTgagcaaataaaaaaacaagGGATCACGAAATTTGGTATCATGGTAAATAGCTACTAACCTTCGTAAACGACGAGGATCCTGGCGAAAGTTTGGAGGCATAGTAATAATTGGTGCTGGACCACCCAGCATTGGTCCAAGCACTCCCATGTTCCCATGTGGTGCGCCGTTTGGCTCAAATGGAGTTGGTGGCCCTTGTTCTCTCAGCATATGCATCGCTATCTCTGGAGGTGCAGGAACAAAGGGTCCCAATGGACTGAAAACAAAAGCAACCACCAGTTAGAAGTCCACCAGACTCCTAATCGAAATGCACTTAAATGTATGCCTTTTCACCTACCCAGCACCAGGTACAGGCATCAATATTGGTGGAGgtggaaattcagcagcaaaaGGAGCATTGGAGCCCCGTCCACGAAAAGCATCAAACATCTGATCGTCAGGTCCATCACGGCTCGGAGAGCTATCACCTCTACCATATCTGCTTCCATCTCTCTCTGCCCTATCATATTCTCTACGGGAATCGTCAAATCTCAGGCGATTGTCCATACCAGGTCTCCGTCTTGCTCTGTCCTGCAAATCAGAAGTTGGATCATGAATCAAGGATGTTAAAACAAAATTGTCCATTTTCTTAGCATCAAATTATCTGGATTAATTTCTGTATTCAACACAATTTTCGTTAGCAGTATCTATACAATACTTAAAAAAATGTCAGGTTTTCaatttgaaattttaatttctaaaaaCAACAAATCCAGAAGCTAAAAACTGTCGAGTGATCTCACTAGTCACTAGTAGGCTAATTTTTAAGTTGAGAGCTTTCCCCTGGTTCCGCCAAGGCAATTGAACACTAAACCAATCCCCTTTACTTTCTCACCCAGGCAGGCAAGCAGTTAAACATCCATTCAAAATCCCCAACGTGTACACATCTCTGCTACTTCCCCGATGACACTATGTTTCACCCTCACAATATGGGCCAATAACAAAAAGGCACGAGAGAATCATGACCCACAAAATTATTAGTACTAAACAGAAAACAACAAGAAACACAGAATGCATCCAGAAGAGAAGAAATGCCTACTTTAATTGAAGTTTTAGCAATTAAGTACAAAATACATGTGACATGTCACAATAACACTATGCATTGTagattatattattttattaaaacaAGAAAACGGGGTGCGTTGTTATTACCGGTACCGACTGTTGCATGACTGGTGTTCCACCTGGTGCATTAGGATCACTGTTTGCAAAAAAGGAATAAATAAGCATCACCTCCTAAAGTTTCAATTGCACTCTTCTCTAGCTGCAAATAGAATATGACGTATACATACTTCatgtaattttgaaaataaagatcCTCTCGAACTTTTGAAGTCGATTCTAACACAAGTTCCGGATGCTTGAGCCTCAAATGCTTGTGGACAAATTCAGGAGCGTGAAAAAGTTTCGTACAACCCTTGGCGCCACAGCCATATTTCCATCCATACTTTTCATCCCTGATTTTCCTGACATAAGGTTCTAGAACTTCGACAGCTGCTGCATCAATTTTTTCCTTGGCAGTTAGTGTGACCATGGGGTCCTGACCATTCAATCTTTCCTGCCAGAAAGTATCGAGCTTCTTCTCCCAATCAGCAGCATTGATATCAGATGTGCTAGAAGTCTTATTGTCTGCTCTCACATGACGAAGGCCTTTTGCCTCATGTGACTCTAACGTGCCATAGTAATCAACACCGTGAATACGCCATAAATAGGTAAGAATAGTGTCTAGGAGCTCAACGCCTTCAAGGCCTTTGACAGTCGTTAAGCCTCGAATTATAATTATAGGCCCCATAGATCCAATATGTGATTTGTCAACATCTGACTTGTCATGATCACCACTTGACAGTATATTGCCCTCAATACCCTTCTCAGCATCAAGCTTTCGGACAAGTGCTAGGGTTTGTTCTATATCAGCTTGAATTCGCCGTGATTCAAAACTAACTGGATGAGCCTTGGGGGCACCTGAAAGAGGATCTGTTCCCTTTGAGGAATCTTTGCCATGCTTTCTTCTCTTATCACTATCTGTATCATCCTCAGAATTTCCATCACTGCCACTTGCTGATTTACTCGCAGCACCCACGGTTATTCCAGGGCCACTGTTCAGCAGCATACCAAGAAATAAATAAGAAGTCCAAAAAACATCATAACACAAACTGTACGGACGTAAACTCACAGGTCCAGAGTTCCATTTTGCAAATCAAGAAAGAAGTCCTTTGCTATGACTTTACAGCGTTCGTTCCTCCTGCATTATATATTAAAAGAACATTTAGATGAGCTGTACAAAAAGCCAATTGCTAAAATTTCTTGAAAGAGTCAATCGAACAATTTTACTACAATGTATTATGTTTTATGGATATGCAGAGCCAAGGTCCAACAGAAATATTCACACAGAATGCAACTCCACCTTTCGATAACAGATAATAAGTTGGTTGGGTGGTACTTGTCTTTCAACCTGCAAGTGCAAGCAAAAAAAAGTTAAGTATTTGG from Phragmites australis chromosome 8, lpPhrAust1.1, whole genome shotgun sequence includes:
- the LOC133927795 gene encoding serrate RNA effector molecule-like, producing PTCLPISASPPLPSPTARLGSTRLDSAPNPSPAAPMADVLDPASEAPRARRPPPPPPPDSPEDRSPQLPPPPPGGPPPSRKRSRSPPPTSLPLPPPPPPLGSSRPQRYRDHHHRGGRGGSSPSPPPYRGRRHSPPRRSQSPQFKRSRRDDGHDRRGGRGSPPRYGYDDRRRGYDYERGGGRGGYDDDRYHGRYPNRAPDWPDSGYGASNDGPGNTQREGLMTYKQFIQVLEDDISPTEAERRYQEYKTEYITTQKRAYFDLHKNEDWLKDKYHPTNLLSVIERRNERCKVIAKDFFLDLQNGTLDLGPGITVGAASKSASGSDGNSEDDTDSDKRRKHGKDSSKGTDPLSGAPKAHPVSFESRRIQADIEQTLALVRKLDAEKGIEGNILSSGDHDKSDVDKSHIGSMGPIIIIRGLTTVKGLEGVELLDTILTYLWRIHGVDYYGTLESHEAKGLRHVRADNKTSSTSDINAADWEKKLDTFWQERLNGQDPMVTLTAKEKIDAAAVEVLEPYVRKIRDEKYGWKYGCGAKGCTKLFHAPEFVHKHLRLKHPELVLESTSKVREDLYFQNYMNDPNAPGGTPVMQQSVPDRARRRPGMDNRLRFDDSRREYDRAERDGSRYGRGDSSPSRDGPDDQMFDAFRGRGSNAPFAAEFPPPPILMPVPGAGPLGPFVPAPPEIAMHMLREQGPPTPFEPNGAPHGNMGVLGPMLGGPAPIITMPPNFRQDPRRLRSYNDLDAPEEEVTVLDYRSL